TAGGAATGGTCTTCCTTGCAGATAAACCAGATTCCATTCAGAATCCCCTCAGACAAGACCTCGACGCAGATGTCGCAACGATAGATCGGTTGTGCAAATGAGCGCTTCGAGCCCCAAGGACTGGTCAGACCTACTCACAGGCCATCAGCGGCCAAGGGGTTTGGACATTATTAATAGCGCGGCGGCCAGCCGTGGAAACACGGCGGTCGCGCATCACGACTTTGCCGGCCTAGTAGGCCAGCAACAGTTTACGTCATTGCTTAACCAAGAAGGTGTGACTGCGGACGACGTTCGACAAACTCATTTTGAGGGAGAGCAGCATCATCGCCGTGTGGGGGAAGCAAATCGTGTAATAAAGTCTTCGTATCAGTCCGCCCATGACTCGGGCGCTGAATTAATACGTCAGCTCGATACCATAGCCGACGATGGGAATTCGAGGATTAAGCAGATTCAAAGCTCCAAAGACCCACTTCCAATCAAAATCGGCAAAATCACCGATGTCGTAATGGACTGCCAAACCCAGGCTAATATCAAAGCAGCGACTCACTGCGACAACGTGTTCAACGAAATTCAGAAGGTTCTCGATGAACGAGGCGTTCCTTTGTCAGCTCGCGAGTTCGCCAAGAACCATGGCATCGAGCTCACGGGAAAGTTCGGCTCCCCTAAGCAGGATGCGGTGCGTCAGCAAGTCGAGGCAGTGCTTAATCCGTCCGGCACACCTCCGAGCAGCAGCGGCCAATTCTCAGCCCAGTCATACGATCCAAACAGCTCGCCGTATGGCGGTGCCATCCAAGGACCTCAAGAGCCAGCGACCAGTCCGCCTGCCTCAGAAAGTCCACCGTCTAGCTCGCCATACGGAGGTGCCATCCAGCAGCCCTCACAGCCAGTGACCGGTCCCCCCCGCCGCACAAACTATTCCACCCGGCTCACCGTACGGCGGCGCGATCCAACAACCACGTGTGCCAACGACTGGCACAGCTATTCCGTCGCCAGCCGTTGGTAGTGCACCACGGCTTCCAGGCACCAGCGCCGTTCCGCCCGTCTCGGCACCCAACATGCCGAGCATGCCGTCGGCACCAGCGATGCCATCGACCGCCGCCACGCCTCCTGTGACGCCAGCGAGCCTGTTACACAGTTTCGATCAGGGAATGCAGATGGGCGCCCCCCGATGTCAGCAGCGGCCAACGCGGTGCCACCGATGGGTCCGGTGGAACCGCAAATGCCGGAGCCGCCGCGCCGACACCGAATGTTGCTGCGACTTCGCCGGCGAGTGCTCATGTGCCGGTAATCGACACTCCGCACGCCCCAGCCGCCGACGTTGCGCCTCTGCCGCCCCCGACGCACGCCCCGACCAGCGATGCTGGCACGTCCTACGTCGCCGGGCCAGCGCCGACGGCAACGCCGTCCGCTGCGGCCGCACCCGCTGGGCCATTGCCTGCCTATGGCGCCGACATCCGACCGCCGGCCTCGGCAGCTGCCGCACCGCCCACCGCGCCAGCGGGTCCAGCGCCGGCAACTGCGGCGTCGGCGCCGGTCAGCTCATCAAGCAGTGCCGGCGGGATCAGCCAGCCCGCGGTCATGCGTCGACCCGACACGGTGCCCACGCCCTCGCCAACGCCGGCCGGAGTCGGCGAGCAGGCCGCCCTCGCCGCGGCGGGCGGTACCACTGCCGGGGCCGCCTCCGCGGCAACAACTGCGAAGGCACGGCTGCAGCGGCTTGTCGACTTCGTCGCCCGCCAGGAGCCGAGGCTCAACTGGGCCGCCGGCGACCGGCCCGATGGTACTACGGTCCTGGTGACCGACCTTGCCAGCGGCTGGATTCCACCGGAAATCGACATCCCGGTCGGTATGCAACTTCGCGATCCGGCCAAGCGTCGCGGTGACCTAGAAAGCCTTCTTGGCGAGGTGACCGTCACTGCCAGCTACACACGCCTACACCAGGTGCCCCCCGCAGATGATGACGAGCCGGTCCCGACTTCCCCACGAGCCCGGCAGGGACCTGTTGTAGAGGAACTCGGCTGGGAGCTCGGGCAAGCTACCAACTGGCGCGACGGGTTACCCCGACTGGCACACACCTTGGCCAAGGCCGCTTCGCGAGGAACTGGGGTACTGGATAAGGAAATCGAGGTACTTCAGGAGCTGCTCGCGGAATTCCGCGATCGTGTACTCGACTCGTATCCAGACAACGTCGACGCCGCTGCGGTGGGAAACTGGCAGTTACTTGCGGCGATTGATGCACTCGTCGAGGGCGACAAGACCGGGGCGAATTACCACTTCGCCTGGTTCCAAGCATTGAGCCACGTGGCTACGGGAGGGTGAGGTAATGCCACCAGACCTCCGGATAATCATTGAGGAATTGGCAGGCGCGTTAGGTCTTCCCCCGCCGCCGATGAGCACGTCGGATCCGGTAGTTCCGCCCGGTGTTCCCTTTGACCAAGCGCTTGCAGCACTAGGCCTGGCTGCCAACAGCGGTGATCCCGCCGATAATGCGCAGAGCCAAAAGAATCAGGCCGAACGCGAAGCGAAAGTCAACGACGCGCTGACAAAATTCCCTGCCAATGAGGACCAATCGGCCCAGATGCTCCAACAGCTGCCACAGATGGCCACCGGCGTTGCCCAGTCAGCGGCGGGTGCCATGGGCGGATTGATGAACCCGATGATGCAGGTACCCCAGCAAGTCGCCCAGGTGGGCCAGCAGGCGATGCAGGCAGCTATGGGTGCATTTCAGCATGGTGCGGGCAGCGGCGCTGCGGCGGCTGAAGCCCTGCCGGGTGAGCTGCTCGGCACAGGCGGTGGGCTCGACGGCGGAGCAGCCGAATTGGCAGGCGCCGCAGGCGGTGCGGGGGGCTTGGGTGGCACCACGCCCGCCGCGATGCTCGGTCCTCCACCGGCCCCTTCGGCCGGTACTGTCCCAATGTCGTCGCCCACTACACCACCGACGTCACCGGCCGCACCCGAGCCGACAGCGGCGCCGAGAGGCGGGATGGCCGGCATGCCGATGGTGCCGCCAGGCGCCATGCATGGCGCGGGGGACAAGGGCAGCGACGCCAAGGCCGACACCAAGCGCGTGGTCCCACCCACGGTGAAAAACGGCGCGCCGGTACAGGGACGTATCACCACACCACCAACCGCGCCAGAGGTGGTCAGGCGCTTGGAAGGAAAGCCGGTGACCACTCGGCGCATCCTTGCGCCTGACGAGAAGCCCGACGACAACAGCGCAAATCAAGATCGCTAACACCAACTCACCATTTCTTCAGCAGCTGTTCAAATCGAACACCGCACACACACGGAAAGAGCCCTTCACATTGCAGACTATGGCCTGAATTGACAGTAAGCAGTTAGTCACGCACGCTTACCTGCGTGGAAAACGAAACAAATCCCTTCACGACCTACTAGTTGCCGCGCTGCACGACTCGCGCCCGCCAGTCATAAAACCTATCCCGCCGCCAACCGCGCTCGGCACGTCGATGGATCAGTTAATTGGGTTATTGCACCTGGCGGCCAACCAAGATGTCGAGCCAGGTAATGCAACCGTCCTGGCAGAATGGGAAACTCGGAATCGTACCCTTGCTAGGGCGGTCAACAAAACGATTCGGCAGGAAAAGCTCGACGACCGCACGGGTGACGGGAACCGCTAACCAAAATGCCCGTGCAGCGGCCGAAAAGCCAACTCACACACCAGAAAATACAAGTATCCCAACGCCCAGCCGGCCAGGACATCGGACAGATGATGTGCGTTCAATGCAACACGCGCGAATCCGACCGCTACCACAATCAGCACGCCGGCCAGAACTGCGATCGCACGCATCGTCCTGCCCACCACTGGCAATAGCACCGTCAGCAGGGCGAGTACCACGACCATCGCCCCCAACGCGTGTCCAGACGGAAACGACGACGACGACACATGGGTCAGCGCTGTCACCGGCCTGGGCCGATAAACCAGATGCTTAGCGACGTATGTGATCATCTCGTTGAATTCCATTGTGGCGAGCAAGAATAGCGCTTCCCGCAGGAGGCGCCTGGTCAGTGCGACCACGACGACGACCACACCAAGAATCCGAAAAGATCCGGGGCTCAACACCAGACACACGATGTCCCACAACCGCACCCACAACGGATGTTTGACGCCGACGTCATAGAGGGCCTGCAACGTCGAGGTGTCCGCTGCTCCCAGCCAGGCCCACCCGTGCCGATACCCCAGCCACATCACCGCATACAGCACCCCGGCGACAACAGCAGCACCAACCGTGGCCACCGACCGGACCGAGACCATACCTACACCGTTACAGGGCCTAACCAGAAGGCAAACGCAAACGCATTACCGGCACATCCATCGTCATACTGGACCGATGCCAGTCTTCGCCCGCCAACTGTTGGGCATCGGCCGACTGCCCGACGACCTGCGCGCCGAGGTTGAAGCCCGAGAGTACCTTGCGGACTACCTCGCAGTGACCCGACAGGTCAGTGGCATCACTGCCCAAGCTGGCCGGTCTCAGCGTAGGCCGACTGGGTGTCATCGGGCCGGGCAGCAAGCACCTCGCGGTTTCTACGATGGCCGTATGACCGGTCACGCGTTCAGCCCACAAGAGCGGGCCGCCGTATACCGGGTGATCTTAGAGCGTCGGGACATGCGCCGCTTCGTTCCCGGCAGCGTGGTTCCGGACGATGTGCTAAAGCGCGTGCTGTACGCCGCGCACGCCGCGCCCAGCGTGGGCCTGATGCAGCCGTGGCGGTTCATCCGCATCACCGACGACGCGCTGCGGCGGCGCATCCACGCGCTTGTCGACGAGGAGCGCCTGCTCACCGCTCAAGCGCTGGGACCGCGCGCCCAAGAATTCCTGCGGCTGAAGGTGGAAGGCATCCTCGACTGCGCGGAACTGCTGGTGGTCGCGTTGTGCGACGGCAGGGACGCCTACGTGTTCGGTCGGCGCACCTTGCCGCAGATGGACCTGGCGTCGGTGTCGTGCGCCATCCAAAACTTGTGGCTCTCGGCCCGGTCAGAGGGCCTCGGCATGGGCTGGGTCTCGTTGTTCGATCCCCAGCGGCTGGCCGCGCTGCTGTCGATGCCCGACGACGCCGAACCAGTGGCGATCCTGTGCCTAGGCCCCGTGCCCGACTTTCCGGATCGGCCGGCACTGGAATTGGACGGCTGGGCCGTCGCGCGGCCCCTGGCAGAGTTCGTCTCGGAGAACGGCTGGAGCCCTTCAGCGCAGCCAGGTCGGTTACCCGACCGATTCGGCGGCGTCGAGCGCAACCGCTAGCTGGGGCTGGGCGGCGGTCTCAACGGAGATCCATGCGGTGGGCGCGAAGTGCAACGTGACAGCGGGGCGCAGGTGCTGGTTTCGCACCACCGTGAGCACGCCGTTACCCCCGATGGTGAATTCGCCGTCGACGGTCATCGACTCGCCGCTGGCCAGATGCACGACAAACGATCCCACAGGCAGAACTCCTTTCTGGCTGCGATTCGACCACACCGTGCGCTTGACCCACCACCGAGTAGCCGGCGCTCCGGGCCGATCAGCTGTGCTCGCCGATAAAAATCACGGCCGGAAAAAGGGGGGCACAGCAAGCTCCAAGGTGCCCGGATGCAAGCTAGGAACGTGACGGCAATCAGCGACCGCGATGCGAGGCAGCCCGGACGCGACAACGTGATGCTCGTGCACTGGCATGACCTGGGCCGCTATTTGGGCGTGTACGGCCACACCGACGTGTCCAGCCCGCGGCTGGACCGGCTGGCCAATGAGGGAATCCTCTTTACCCGAGCGCACGCCACCGCCCCGCTGTGCTCACCGTCGCGCGGCTCGCTGTTCACCGGCCGCTACCCGCACAGCAATGGGCTGCTCGGCCTGGCCCACCACGGCTGGGAGTATCGTTCCGGCGTGCGCACACTGCCGCAGATTCTATCTGAATTCGGCTGGTACTCAGCACTTTTCGGAATGCAGCATGAGACATCGTACCCGAGTCGGCTGGGCTTCGACGAGTTCGACGTGTCGAACTCCTACTGTGAGTACGTAGTTGAGAAAACACAGGCTTGGCTGCGCCACTACGACGGCAACCACCCTTTCCTGTTGACGGCCGGGTTCTTCGAAACGCACCGGCCCTACCCGCATGACCGCTACCAACCGGCCGACGCCACCGCTGTCAGGCTGCCTGACTACCTGCCCGATACCCCGCAGGTGCGCCAGGATCTCGCCGATTTTTACGGATCCATCGCCACCGCCGACGCCGCCGTCGGCCAACTGCTGGACGCGCTGGCCGACACCGGCCTGGACAGCAACACGTGGGTGGTGTTCTTCACCGATCACGGCCCGGCGTTCCCGCGCGCGAAATCCACGCTCTACGACGCCGGTACGGGCATCGCGATGATCATCCGACCGCCGACCCGGCTGGCGTTACCGCCCCGCGTCTACGACGAGCTGTTCAGCGGCGTCGATCTGGTGCCGACGCTCCTCGGGCTGTTGGGCCTCGAGACACCACGCGACGTCGATGGGGTATCGCATGCCGAGAACCTTGTTGACCGCGTCCGGCATGCGGCCCCGCCACGTGATCACGTGTACACGATGAAGACCTATCACGACTCGTTCGATCCCATTCGCGCGATCCGCACAAAGGATTACAGCTATATCGAGAATTACGCGCGCCGACCACTGCTGGACTTGCCGTGGGATATCGAGGAAAGCCCGTCCGGTCAGGCGGTCGCGCCGCTGGTGACGGCATCACGACCGGAGCGCGAACTCTACGATCTGCGCATCGATCCCGGCGAGGCCAACAATCTGCTCACCGCCGCGAACCCCGACGGCGCACAGGCGATCGCTGCTGATTTGGCTGTGCGACTTAATGATTGGCGTCAGCAGACCGGTGACGTCATTCCGTCGGAGTTCGCCGGAACCCGCATATCGGAGCGTTACACCCAAACCTATCTGCAGATCCATCACAGGACACCGACCAGCCGCTCGCCGATCGCCGCGGACCGTGGTATCGAGGAAGAGGTCAAACACGCCGAACGTTAGGGTTCGCAGGGCGCGCTGGAGGCAGTCGTCAAGCCCAGCCGTGCCCGTTAGCCCGTCACCGATACACCATGGGGCATATCGGGCATTACGCTCACGTCGTGTCCGTGAGCCCGAAGTCATATCTGGTGTTGGCCACCCAGCGCAGCGGCAGCACCCTGCTGGTCGAATCGCTGCGCGCGACCGGTAGCGCCGGCGAGCCGCAGGAGTTCTTTCAATACCTACCGAGCACCGGCATGGCACCCCAACCGCGGGACTGGTTTGCCGGTGTGGACGACGAGTCGATCCTGCGACTGCTCGACCCGCTGAAGCCCGGCACACCTGACACGTCAACCCCGGTCGCCTGGCGCGAGCACATCCGCAGTTCAGGGCGCACCCCCAACGGCGTGTGGGGTGGCAAGCTGATGTGGAACCAGACCCCGTTGCTGCTGCAGCGTGCGGCGGGGTTGCCGGACCGCTCCGGGGTCGGTCTGCGCTCGGCCATTCGCGACGTGATCGGCAGCGAACCGGTGTTCGTGCACGTCTATCGACCCGACGTGGTGTCGCAGGCGGTGTCGTTCTGGCGCGCGGTGCAAACCCAGGTATGGCGGGGTCGCGGCGATCCCGAGCGCGACAAGCGGGCCGAATACCATGCCGGCGCCATCGCCCATATCGTCACAATGCTGCGCGATCAAGAGCAGGGCTGGCGCACTTGGTTCGCCGAGGAGAACATCACCCCGATCGAGGTGGCCTATCCGGTGCTGTGGCGCAACCTGAGCACAATCGTCGGCACCGTGCTGGAGGCGCTGGGCCTCGATCCGCGGCTGGCGCCCGAGCCGGTGCTGGAACGTCAAGCCGACCAGCGTTCGGATGAATGGGTGGACCGCTACCGCCAGGAAGCGCAACAAAAAGGACTTCCGCTGTAGCGCACGGGTGTCACTTCACTTGGGCGACGACGAACACCCGCCGGAACGGGAAGAACGTCGTGCCGTCGCGGCGGGTGGGATACGCGTCGGCGAGCAGCGGGATGAGCTCGCTACGAAAGTGTTGCCATTCTTCATCGCTGAGCCGTTCGCGAACCGGCAGCAGCGCGCTGCCGCTGATCCAATCCAACACTGGGTGTTCGCCGGTCAACTGGTGCAAGTAGGTGGTTTCCCAGGCGTCGACCGTGCACCCGGCGTCGATCAGCTGCTCGGCGTAGTAGGCCGGCGCATGGGTGACAGCCCCGACCCGGAAGGGGATGTCGCGCAACGTTTTCGCGAAAGGCTCCCGGCGGGCGACCGCACGCACCGCGGCATGCGAGGGCGACTCGAAGTTTCCGGGCATCTGAACGGCGATCCACGAGCCGGAACCCAGCTGGCCGGCCCAGCGGACCATGAGCTCGGCGTGCTCCGGCACCCACTGCATCGCCGAGTTGCTCACGACCACGTCGGTGTCGCGGCGCGGCTTCCAGTCCCGCAGGTCGCCGACCGCGGCGTCAACCCCGCGCTCACGGGCCGCCGCCACCATCTCCGGAGAGCTGTCCAGCGCCTCGATCACAGCGTCCGGCCAGCGCCGCGCCAACTCCAGGGTGAGGTTGCCCGGCCCGCACCCAAGGTCGACGACCCGGCGCGGCCGTTCGGCGCCGACGCGCACGAGCAGGTCATAAAACGGCCGGGCCCGCTGATCCGCGAAGACCAGGTAGATGTCGGGATCCCACATGTCGGCCCTCCTGATCGCCACCGCTCACGCGCCGGCTGATATAGACAAACCGTATTACCGGATGCTTACCAAGCGAGGATGACCGATGCCCCGCCGCCATCGACAACCGGGTGCCGCGCCGTGATAGCCGACGAGACCGCACAGGTGCGACAGATCTGGTCGACGCTGGGACTACCCGGGGTGATCGATGTGCACACCCATTTCATGCCAAAATCGGTGCTGGACAAGGTCTGGAATTACTTCGACTCGGCTGGCCCGCTAGTCGGCCGTCCCTGGCCAATTGCATACCGTGACAATGAGTCTCAGCGGGTGAACACACTGCGGCGGTTCGGGGTGCGACGGTTCACCGCGCTGGTCTATCCGCACAAGCCGCGGATGGCGGCATGGCTGAACCAGTGGTCCGCCCAGTTCGCCCGGCACACGCCGGATTGTCTTGCCACCGCGACGTTTTACCCCGAACTCGGCGCCACCGAGTACGTCGAGAAAGCCATCCGGGGAGGTACCCGTGTCTTCAAGGCGCACATCCAGGTCGGCCGCTACGACCCCAATGATCCGCTGCTTGACGGGGTTTGGGGAATCATTGAGGACACGGGTATACCGGTCGTCATCCACTGCGGGTCGGGCCCGGCACCAGGCGAACACACCGGCCCCGAACCGATCGACCGCCTGCTGCGCCGTTACCCGCGACTGCGGTTGATCATTGCGCACATGGGAATGCCGGAATACGCCGAGTTTTTCGACATCTGCGAGCGCCATCAAGAGGTCATGCTGGACACCACGATGGCCTTCACCCCGTTCGCCGAAGAAACCATGCCGTTCCCGCCATCTCAGTGGCACCGGTTGGGCCAGCTCGGTGACCGAATCGTGTTCGGCAGCGACTTTCCCAACATTCCCTACGCCTATTCCGAGGCAATGCGGTCACTTACCCGCCTTCCGGGTGTTGACGACGGCTGGTTGCGTGGCGTGTTCTACGAGAACGCCGCACGGCTGTTCGACGGGGTCCCGCGGTAGGTCGGGTTCACACCGCGGCCGCGTGCCGCGGCCTTGACGGTGCGGCAGCGGCGACGCTGGGCCAGCGCAACCGTTCCAGCAAACTGGCGGGCAACCCGGCGTGTCCGTCGAGCCGATGCGTCGACAACGGGTCCAGCGCCGTCAGCGCCGGCCAGTGGTTTCCGTTCTGCGGCATCAGCCCGGGCAGCGGTGCGCTGCCGCTCGGCCGCCCTCGGTGCGGAACGCGCATGCCACCGCCACGGTGGGGCGGTCGTCGGGGCCGCTGATCTCCAGCGCCGTCCAAGTCTCCCGCGCGACGTGAGACCGGATAGCGGCGAGCATGTCGGGCAGCGCTGAATCGACGTTAACCCGATACGCCGCAACATATTCGGTGTGCTGATCACGAACACCTCGCCACGTTTCCCGCGCTGATCGGCTAAACAGCGGCGGAATGTCTTCGGCCCCGACAGTGTTGGCGTTCCAGCCCAACTCACGCAAATGGTCGGCGAGCCGGCGCGCTGCGACCTCGGTGGTCTTCGGTAGCGGAATCCGCGGAGAGCGGGCCTGCAGCGCCGCCAGGTTCTCCACGGCCGATACCGTCATCCCGATCCAGGTATCCCGCTGCGGCACACCGGTGTCCGACCCAGTGTCGCGGCTGGTGATACGCAACGCATCGGCGCGAATGCCGTAGCGGTCCAGATACCGCGCGATCAGTGGAAGCGGAAGCACGTCAACGGCTTCCGGCGACGGTCTGACATGCAGCACCGCGGTGGCCCGGACATCGACGCCGGGCTCGCGGACTCGCCGCAGACCGCTGTTGCGGGTGCTCATCGCCATCCGACGGCGCAGTATCGTGGTGACGTAGAGCCCACGCCACCTGCCCAGAAGCAGAATCACCAGGGCGGCGCCGACGCCCAGCACCCAACGCTCACGAATCGATTGCCAGGGAAAGGCCATCGCGGCGGGCACGGCAGCCAACAACACCAGCGTCACCCGTCCGGTCCCCGGCCAGGTGGGCGATCGGCGCAGGCTCACGGAGTGGACTCCTTTCGTCGATGCGCGGCAATCGCGGCGACAACCACGACGGCCAGCGCGAGTACTGCGGTGCCGGTGAAGGCAACGATCCGTGGTGTGGGATCCTTGGGTGCCGGTTCGGGCGGGGCGGCAAGCTGTTTGACAGCTGGTGCGTGCGAGTCACTGGCCGACGGCAACTCCCACGTCAGGGCGGCGACAGGGTCGACGGTGCCGGCACCGACGACGTTGGAGGGTGCTCGGGCCGCGTTGTGCGCGGTCGCGGTGATGCGCTGCACGACCTGGGCGGCGGTCAGTTGCGGGTATTTACTACGCACCAGCGCCGCGACACCTGCCACGTATCCGGCCGCGTAGCTGGTGCCGTTGAGCGGAATCAACTGCTGCTTCTCGTTGGGCAGCGCATTGGCCAGGCCACCGTCGTCGCGGTTGCTGACCGACACGATGTTCTCACCGGGGGCGGCGATTCCCACCCACGGCCCGGCCATGGTGAATTTCGACGGCTGGGCTTCAGGCGTAAGCGAGGCCACCGACAACACGTAGGGCTGCCACCACGAGGGGATGGACACCGAGGTGACACCCGACCAGTTGCGCGGATCATCGGGGCGGCTCAAATCAGTGAGCGGGTTGGATTCGCAGGCGGTTCCGCCGCCGAACGAACCCGTCGTCCCGGTGTTGCCGGCGGCGGCCACGATCACCGCGTCTTTGTCGACCGCCGCGTAGCGGATGGCCGCCCCCAGCTCCGCCTGGTCGATGCCGCGGTCGGCGGGCAGGCAAGTGACGGTCGAGACGTTGATCACCCGGGCGCCGCGGTCGGCGGCGTGCACGATCGCTCTGGCCAACGCGGCCACATCAGCCGACGCCTGGGCCAGCATCGGGTCGCCGCCAGCCATCTTCGGCATGAACTTCCCGGAGGCGGCTCGCAGTGACAGCAGCCGCGCGGCCGGCGCCACACCGGAGAACCCGTCGTCGCCCGGCTGGCCGCCACCAGGCCGCCACCAGCGTGCCGTGCCCGTCACAATCGGTCAGACCGTCGGTCGTTTCCACGTAGTCACCACCGGGATCGACGTTCGGCAGCCGCGGCCCTGGCCGCACCCCGGTGTCAATGATGGCCACCAGCTGGCCTTCGCCCCGGGAAAGTCGCCATGCCGCAGGCAAATTCAGCATCACCTGGTTCGGGGTTGTGACGCCGGGGTCGGTGCCCGGCATGACCGCGGAGCTGCTGCATTCGGCGCGCCGCTCCACCGGTTGCACCGGCCCGGGCGCTCCGTTCGGCGGCTTGACACCTGGGTCGACGACCGGCGGGTTGATCGCCAACGCCGGTGGACACGCCCACATCACCGCAGCAGCGAAAACCGCGGCGGCACAACCCAACCGGTTGGCTGTCATCGATTGAGTACCCAGCTGAAGAGGCCGACGAGGTAGGCCATGACCGGTATCAGTGACCCGTCGAGCCCTGCCGCGGCAAACCCAAGCAACCGGCGCAGCGGAAGCGAGTAGCTCTCCGGCGAGGCGATTCGCGGATTCAGTGCGACCACCACCCACACCAACACCAGCACGGCAAGTGCCGCAGCCGCGCACACTGCCGGCACATAGCGTCCGGTCGCGGTGTAGAGCACCAGCAGCGCCAAGCCGACCAGATACGGCTCGGCCAGCAGCCAGGCCTTGCAGGCGGCTGAATCCCAAATCCGTGCCCGCAGCGCGGCGGCCACCGCGGTGGCGGCCACGACGTACCAGCCCAACACCGGCACCGTCTCCGGC
This Mycobacterium xenopi DNA region includes the following protein-coding sequences:
- a CDS encoding DUF5632 domain-containing protein; the encoded protein is MRRPDTVPTPSPTPAGVGEQAALAAAGGTTAGAASAATTAKARLQRLVDFVARQEPRLNWAAGDRPDGTTVLVTDLASGWIPPEIDIPVGMQLRDPAKRRGDLESLLGEVTVTASYTRLHQVPPADDDEPVPTSPRARQGPVVEELGWELGQATNWRDGLPRLAHTLAKAASRGTGVLDKEIEVLQELLAEFRDRVLDSYPDNVDAAAVGNWQLLAAIDALVEGDKTGANYHFAWFQALSHVATGG
- a CDS encoding phosphatase PAP2 family protein, with protein sequence MVSVRSVATVGAAVVAGVLYAVMWLGYRHGWAWLGAADTSTLQALYDVGVKHPLWVRLWDIVCLVLSPGSFRILGVVVVVVALTRRLLREALFLLATMEFNEMITYVAKHLVYRPRPVTALTHVSSSSFPSGHALGAMVVVLALLTVLLPVVGRTMRAIAVLAGVLIVVAVGFARVALNAHHLSDVLAGWALGYLYFLVCELAFRPLHGHFG
- the bluB gene encoding 5,6-dimethylbenzimidazole synthase, with translation MTGHAFSPQERAAVYRVILERRDMRRFVPGSVVPDDVLKRVLYAAHAAPSVGLMQPWRFIRITDDALRRRIHALVDEERLLTAQALGPRAQEFLRLKVEGILDCAELLVVALCDGRDAYVFGRRTLPQMDLASVSCAIQNLWLSARSEGLGMGWVSLFDPQRLAALLSMPDDAEPVAILCLGPVPDFPDRPALELDGWAVARPLAEFVSENGWSPSAQPGRLPDRFGGVERNR
- a CDS encoding sulfatase, translated to MQARNVTAISDRDARQPGRDNVMLVHWHDLGRYLGVYGHTDVSSPRLDRLANEGILFTRAHATAPLCSPSRGSLFTGRYPHSNGLLGLAHHGWEYRSGVRTLPQILSEFGWYSALFGMQHETSYPSRLGFDEFDVSNSYCEYVVEKTQAWLRHYDGNHPFLLTAGFFETHRPYPHDRYQPADATAVRLPDYLPDTPQVRQDLADFYGSIATADAAVGQLLDALADTGLDSNTWVVFFTDHGPAFPRAKSTLYDAGTGIAMIIRPPTRLALPPRVYDELFSGVDLVPTLLGLLGLETPRDVDGVSHAENLVDRVRHAAPPRDHVYTMKTYHDSFDPIRAIRTKDYSYIENYARRPLLDLPWDIEESPSGQAVAPLVTASRPERELYDLRIDPGEANNLLTAANPDGAQAIAADLAVRLNDWRQQTGDVIPSEFAGTRISERYTQTYLQIHHRTPTSRSPIAADRGIEEEVKHAER
- the stf0 gene encoding trehalose 2-sulfotransferase; protein product: MGHIGHYAHVVSVSPKSYLVLATQRSGSTLLVESLRATGSAGEPQEFFQYLPSTGMAPQPRDWFAGVDDESILRLLDPLKPGTPDTSTPVAWREHIRSSGRTPNGVWGGKLMWNQTPLLLQRAAGLPDRSGVGLRSAIRDVIGSEPVFVHVYRPDVVSQAVSFWRAVQTQVWRGRGDPERDKRAEYHAGAIAHIVTMLRDQEQGWRTWFAEENITPIEVAYPVLWRNLSTIVGTVLEALGLDPRLAPEPVLERQADQRSDEWVDRYRQEAQQKGLPL
- a CDS encoding trans-aconitate 2-methyltransferase; translation: MWDPDIYLVFADQRARPFYDLLVRVGAERPRRVVDLGCGPGNLTLELARRWPDAVIEALDSSPEMVAAARERGVDAAVGDLRDWKPRRDTDVVVSNSAMQWVPEHAELMVRWAGQLGSGSWIAVQMPGNFESPSHAAVRAVARREPFAKTLRDIPFRVGAVTHAPAYYAEQLIDAGCTVDAWETTYLHQLTGEHPVLDWISGSALLPVRERLSDEEWQHFRSELIPLLADAYPTRRDGTTFFPFRRVFVVAQVK
- a CDS encoding amidohydrolase family protein; this translates as MTDAPPPSTTGCRAVIADETAQVRQIWSTLGLPGVIDVHTHFMPKSVLDKVWNYFDSAGPLVGRPWPIAYRDNESQRVNTLRRFGVRRFTALVYPHKPRMAAWLNQWSAQFARHTPDCLATATFYPELGATEYVEKAIRGGTRVFKAHIQVGRYDPNDPLLDGVWGIIEDTGIPVVIHCGSGPAPGEHTGPEPIDRLLRRYPRLRLIIAHMGMPEYAEFFDICERHQEVMLDTTMAFTPFAEETMPFPPSQWHRLGQLGDRIVFGSDFPNIPYAYSEAMRSLTRLPGVDDGWLRGVFYENAARLFDGVPR